Proteins encoded in a region of the Novibacillus thermophilus genome:
- the thrS gene encoding threonine--tRNA ligase — MSIHVTLPDGSVKAFESSVTVEDVAASISPILKKQAVAGKVDDRVVDLNREIEKDATVKILTLKDEEGLEVYRHSTAHLMAQAIKRLYPDVKLGIGPVIEDGFYYDVDLPESLTPEDLPEIEREMQNIVKEDLPIERQVVSREEAIQLYEEVGDPYKLELIRDLPDDAVITIYRQGEFFDLCRGPHLPSTGRIKAFKLLSIAGAYWRGDSDNQMLQRIYGTAWPKKSELDAYLKRLEEAKKRDHRKLGKQLGIFTLSEKVGQGLPLWLPNGAKIRRTIERYIVDLEERLGYHHVYTPHLASVELYKTSGHWDHYRDDMYPPMKIDNEELVLRPMNCPHHMMIYRNELRSYRDLPLRIAELGTMHRYEMSGALAGLQRVRAMTLNDAHIFCRPEQLKSEFKRVVELIQHVYKDFGIEDYYFRLSYRDPEDTEKYVQNDDMWEKAQTTLKETMDEMDLEYVEAEGEAAFYGPKLDVQVRTALGKDETLSTVQLDFHFPDKFDLEYIGEDGQAHRPVVIHRGVVSTMERFVAFLLEYYAGNLPVWLSPEQVRVIPVADQFLDYGREVESALQSKGIRASVDSRNEKMGYKIREAQLQKIPYMLVVGGKEAQNRTVSVRERAKGDQGAVSIEAFVDQVLQQIENYT; from the coding sequence TTGAGCATTCACGTAACCCTGCCGGACGGTTCTGTCAAAGCGTTTGAATCCAGCGTGACAGTGGAGGACGTTGCCGCATCAATCAGTCCAATCCTTAAGAAGCAGGCCGTTGCCGGGAAAGTCGACGACCGCGTCGTCGATTTAAACCGGGAGATCGAAAAAGACGCCACCGTCAAAATTTTGACCTTGAAAGACGAAGAAGGGCTGGAAGTGTACCGCCACAGTACGGCACACTTGATGGCGCAGGCGATTAAGCGGCTGTATCCAGACGTGAAACTGGGCATCGGTCCGGTGATTGAAGACGGGTTCTACTACGACGTAGATTTGCCCGAAAGCTTAACGCCAGAGGATCTGCCGGAAATTGAAAGAGAGATGCAAAACATCGTGAAAGAGGACTTGCCCATTGAGCGGCAAGTCGTCTCGCGGGAAGAAGCTATTCAGCTGTACGAAGAGGTGGGAGATCCCTATAAATTGGAGCTCATTCGCGATTTGCCGGACGATGCCGTCATTACGATATACAGACAAGGGGAGTTTTTTGATCTCTGCCGCGGCCCCCACTTGCCGTCAACCGGCCGGATCAAAGCGTTTAAACTGTTGAGCATTGCCGGCGCGTACTGGCGCGGGGACAGCGATAACCAAATGCTGCAGCGCATATACGGGACAGCCTGGCCGAAGAAATCCGAGTTGGACGCATACTTAAAGCGGTTGGAAGAGGCGAAGAAACGCGACCACCGCAAGCTCGGCAAGCAGTTGGGCATTTTTACGCTGTCGGAAAAAGTCGGGCAAGGCTTGCCGCTGTGGTTGCCGAACGGTGCCAAGATTAGGCGCACGATTGAACGGTATATCGTCGATCTGGAAGAACGGCTGGGGTACCACCACGTGTACACGCCCCACTTGGCCAGCGTGGAGTTGTACAAAACGTCTGGACACTGGGACCATTACCGGGACGATATGTACCCGCCTATGAAAATAGATAATGAAGAACTGGTCTTGCGTCCGATGAACTGCCCGCACCACATGATGATTTACCGCAACGAATTGCGCAGCTACCGCGATCTCCCTTTGCGAATCGCTGAACTGGGAACGATGCACCGCTACGAAATGTCAGGGGCGCTGGCGGGGTTGCAGCGCGTGCGGGCGATGACGCTCAACGACGCTCACATCTTCTGTCGACCCGAACAGCTGAAGTCCGAGTTTAAACGGGTCGTAGAACTCATCCAGCACGTATACAAAGACTTCGGGATCGAAGACTACTACTTTCGCCTGTCGTACCGCGATCCGGAAGATACGGAGAAGTACGTGCAAAACGACGACATGTGGGAAAAGGCCCAGACGACACTGAAAGAGACGATGGACGAGATGGACCTTGAGTACGTGGAAGCGGAAGGGGAAGCGGCCTTTTACGGACCGAAGTTGGACGTGCAGGTGAGAACAGCTTTAGGCAAAGATGAAACGCTGTCGACCGTTCAGTTGGATTTCCACTTCCCGGACAAATTTGATTTGGAGTATATCGGGGAAGACGGACAAGCCCACAGGCCGGTTGTTATTCACCGGGGCGTCGTCAGTACGATGGAGCGGTTTGTCGCCTTCCTCCTCGAATACTATGCGGGAAACCTCCCGGTGTGGCTGTCGCCAGAGCAAGTGCGGGTCATTCCGGTTGCCGATCAGTTTTTGGACTACGGACGGGAAGTGGAATCCGCCTTGCAATCTAAGGGAATTCGAGCCAGTGTCGACAGCCGGAACGAGAAGATGGGGTACAAAATTCGCGAGGCGCAGTTGCAGAAAATCCCCTACATGCTTGTCGTCGGGGGGAAAGAGGCCCAAAACCGCACCGTTTCGGTCCGGGAGAGAGCTAAAGGCGATCAAGGGGCAGTCTCGATCGAAGCGTTTGTCGATCAAGTGCTCCAACAGATTGAAAACTACACATGA
- a CDS encoding helix-turn-helix domain-containing protein: MEQHIGELIRRKRKEMGLTLQDLAGPQLSVPTISNIERGVTRHISQDKLDYLLNRLGLSLDELKEVAQEEEELEDFFEIKLDQINSLILNHCYDEAESRLKALEHEERKKGNPTHLCRLTFFRGKNFMYQKKYDRAEWEFHNVIRRAKELHVPEETNLISEAYGNLGYISYYQNNFNAAIRYTKQALKTFNPNGERPYLKGRQLHNLALYYERIGKANQAYGLTVEAMSIAQENNDYYSLISIYILKAIIQQNYYNVEDAIDTLKEAQKFLHLTNDPKLTGILWNNLGENYFLTENYDMAEQCFKTSLSIKHKHLSSEYLIRTFMFLGQISVKRGLFQKGKEDLHQAVELAEKTANHKYLSEALLMLADIYMELEEKDSAQEVLEKAFDLAKKHGFSKEHKEATVLLAQLHEHTDNEKFLKYMGELYALEKEYVKGGII; encoded by the coding sequence GTGGAACAACACATTGGAGAACTCATACGTCGCAAGAGGAAAGAAATGGGATTGACTCTGCAGGATCTGGCTGGTCCGCAACTGTCTGTCCCGACCATTAGCAACATTGAACGGGGCGTGACGCGTCACATCTCACAAGATAAACTGGACTATCTGTTGAACCGGCTCGGACTGAGTTTGGATGAACTGAAAGAGGTGGCTCAAGAAGAGGAGGAGTTAGAAGACTTTTTCGAAATTAAATTGGACCAGATCAATTCACTCATCTTGAATCACTGTTACGACGAGGCGGAAAGCCGCTTGAAAGCGTTGGAACACGAGGAAAGAAAAAAAGGGAACCCGACCCACCTGTGCCGCCTCACGTTTTTCCGCGGGAAAAATTTTATGTACCAAAAAAAATACGACCGGGCCGAATGGGAATTTCACAATGTCATTCGCCGCGCAAAAGAGTTGCACGTTCCTGAGGAAACAAACTTAATCTCGGAGGCATACGGAAATTTAGGTTACATTTCCTATTATCAAAACAATTTTAATGCCGCCATTCGGTACACGAAGCAGGCGCTCAAAACGTTCAACCCGAACGGCGAACGCCCTTACTTGAAAGGTCGCCAGCTCCACAACCTCGCACTGTACTACGAACGCATCGGCAAAGCGAACCAAGCTTACGGGCTAACGGTGGAAGCGATGTCGATTGCCCAGGAAAACAACGACTACTACAGCCTCATTTCCATATACATTTTAAAAGCGATCATTCAACAAAACTACTACAATGTAGAAGATGCCATCGACACACTAAAAGAGGCCCAAAAGTTTTTACATTTGACCAACGATCCGAAATTAACCGGGATTTTGTGGAACAACTTAGGAGAGAATTACTTCCTCACGGAGAACTACGACATGGCTGAACAGTGTTTTAAAACGTCACTGTCCATAAAGCATAAGCACCTTTCCAGCGAGTATTTGATTCGCACCTTTATGTTCCTCGGTCAAATTTCAGTTAAACGCGGCCTCTTTCAAAAAGGAAAAGAGGACTTGCACCAGGCGGTGGAACTGGCGGAAAAAACAGCCAACCACAAGTATTTAAGCGAAGCGCTGCTGATGTTGGCGGACATTTACATGGAACTTGAGGAAAAAGACAGCGCCCAGGAAGTGTTGGAAAAAGCTTTTGACCTGGCGAAGAAGCACGGGTTTTCGAAAGAACATAAAGAGGCCACTGTCCTGTTAGCCCAGTTACACGAGCATACGGACAATGAGAAATTTTTGAAGTACATGGGTGAACTGTACGCATTGGAAAAAGAGTACGTTAAGGGAGGGATAATTTAA